A genomic segment from Gossypium hirsutum isolate 1008001.06 chromosome D04, Gossypium_hirsutum_v2.1, whole genome shotgun sequence encodes:
- the LOC121215923 gene encoding protein NETWORKED 3A isoform X1, which produces MEKEVQQHQTAVLSRVDSQVLRQQSQWLQAILSELDMKINAILSIIVQDAGDTFAKRAEMYYQKRPELIEMVEDLQKSYRSLAEKYDQLRSQLNNQGLQNHVEGEEHEEARAEAPEHEIEFHHDPSKGPADPSKTSKNVNGVTFQRNISDGSQLMENEKLWNELRFKVSELVVEDNLSQQAELIRRNDEKRGKIRELLGTKMNVVDDDNEKSHKVPKKTKSLLSRLKRLFLGRFT; this is translated from the exons ATGGAAAAAGAAGTGCAACAACATCAGACTGCAGTTTTATCTCGGGTGGACAGCCAAGTTCTCCGCCAGCAATCTCAATGGCTTCAAGCTATTCTTTCTG AGTTGGATATGAAGATAAATGCCATACTTAGCATTATCGTGCAAGATGCTGGGGATACATTCGCTAAGCGGGCTGAAATGTACTATCAAAAGAGACCCGAGCTCATCGAAATGGTGGAAGACTTGCAGAAATCATACCGCTCGTTAGCCGAGAAGTATGATCAGCTGAGATCCCAACTCAACAACCAAGGACTGCAAAACCATGTTGAAGGTGAAGAACATGAAGAAGCCAGAGCTGAAGCTCCTGAACATGAGATTGAATTCCATCATGATCCCTCAAAAGGGCCAGCAGACCCGAGCAAGACCTCGAAGAACGTGAATGGTGTTACATTCCAGCGCAATATAAGTGATGGTTCTCAGTTAATGGAGAATGAGAAGCTGTGGAATGAACTGAGGTTCAAGGTTTCAGAACTGGTGGTAGAGGATAATTTAAGCCAGCAGGCTGAGTTGATAAGGAGAAATGatgagaagagaggaaagattAGAGAACTACTTGGTACCAAAATGAACGTGGTGGATGATGACAACGAGAAGAGCCATAAAGTTCCTAAGAAAACAAAGTCTCTATTATCAAGGCTGAAGAGATTATTCCTTGGAAGGTTTACCTAG
- the LOC121215923 gene encoding protein NETWORKED 3A isoform X2 produces the protein MEYSNLTASNELDMKINAILSIIVQDAGDTFAKRAEMYYQKRPELIEMVEDLQKSYRSLAEKYDQLRSQLNNQGLQNHVEGEEHEEARAEAPEHEIEFHHDPSKGPADPSKTSKNVNGVTFQRNISDGSQLMENEKLWNELRFKVSELVVEDNLSQQAELIRRNDEKRGKIRELLGTKMNVVDDDNEKSHKVPKKTKSLLSRLKRLFLGRFT, from the exons ATGGAATACTCTAATCTCACTGCCTCCAATG AGTTGGATATGAAGATAAATGCCATACTTAGCATTATCGTGCAAGATGCTGGGGATACATTCGCTAAGCGGGCTGAAATGTACTATCAAAAGAGACCCGAGCTCATCGAAATGGTGGAAGACTTGCAGAAATCATACCGCTCGTTAGCCGAGAAGTATGATCAGCTGAGATCCCAACTCAACAACCAAGGACTGCAAAACCATGTTGAAGGTGAAGAACATGAAGAAGCCAGAGCTGAAGCTCCTGAACATGAGATTGAATTCCATCATGATCCCTCAAAAGGGCCAGCAGACCCGAGCAAGACCTCGAAGAACGTGAATGGTGTTACATTCCAGCGCAATATAAGTGATGGTTCTCAGTTAATGGAGAATGAGAAGCTGTGGAATGAACTGAGGTTCAAGGTTTCAGAACTGGTGGTAGAGGATAATTTAAGCCAGCAGGCTGAGTTGATAAGGAGAAATGatgagaagagaggaaagattAGAGAACTACTTGGTACCAAAATGAACGTGGTGGATGATGACAACGAGAAGAGCCATAAAGTTCCTAAGAAAACAAAGTCTCTATTATCAAGGCTGAAGAGATTATTCCTTGGAAGGTTTACCTAG
- the LOC107898990 gene encoding RNA polymerase II C-terminal domain phosphatase-like 3 yields MGKDEIKLEDVEEGEISDSASIEEISEEDFNKQEVKILKESKSSKGGEANSNSRVWTMQDLCKYPSVIRGYASGLYNFAWAQAVQNKPLNDIFVKELEQQPQQDENNNSKRSSPSSSVASVNSKEEKGYSGNSADRVVIDDDTGDEMEEDKIVNLDKEEGELEEGEIDLDSEPVKERVLSSEDGNVGISDELEKRVNLIRGVLEGITVIEAEKSFEVVCSRLQNALESLRGLVFEYGVPTKDTLIELAFGAVNSAFVALKCNLKEQNVSILSRLLSVVKGFDPPLFPLDKMKEIEVMLLSLNSPARAIDSEKEIKIVNKKDPDALAENVGHDLTVTNKLPLSVDSEIHNMPNMLTEALKPGIPNFRNKGLSLPLLDLHKDHDADSLPSPTRETTPCLPVLRPLTTGDGMVRSGFMMAKGLPDEEHNKMHPYETDALKAFSSYQRKFGRGSFFSSDRLPSPTPSEESGDEGCDTGGEVSSSSSIGNFKPNLPVMGHPIVSSAPHIDSASSTSSMQGQFTTQNATPVTVSSASNILSKASAKSRDPRLRFANSNVSALDLNQRPLHNASKVPPVSGIMDPRKKKSTEEPVLDGPAPKRQKNELENLGVRDVQAVSGNGGWLEDTDNCESQITNRNQTMETLDSNSWKMEHGVTCSSTLSGKANTIVNKNEQVPLTGMSNPSLPALLKDIAVNPTMLINILKMGQQQRLPSESQQKTPDPLKNTLYQPSSNPVLGVIPPANVIPSPSVNVVPSSSSGTLSKPAGNLQGPPLDESCKIRMKPRDPRRVLHGNVLQKSGSVGPDQLKTNGTSPASSTQGSKDNMNAQKQLENQIEAKPIQCQFVPPPDIAQQFTQSLKNIAGMMSGPQSFAGLPAVSQNLVSQPIQVKSETTDKNTKGSNSEDQQTGTGTAPEAGVTCPPPSQNAWGDVEHLFEKYDDRQKAAIQRERARRIEEQKKMFAARKLCLVLDLDHTLLNSAKFIEVDPVHEEILRKKEEQDREKPQRHLFRFHHMGMWTKLRPGIWNFLEKASKLYELHLYTMGNKLYATEMAKVLDPKGVLFAGRVISRGDDGDPFDGDERVPRSKDLEGVLGMESSVVIIDDSVRVWPHNKLNLIVVERYTYFPCSRRQFGLLGPSLLEIDHDERPEDGTLASSLAVIERIHQNFFSHQNLDDLDVRNILATEQRKILSGCRIVFSRVFPVGEANPHLHPLWQTAEQFGAVCTNQIDEHVTHVVANSLGTDKVNWAQSTGKFVVHPGWVEASALLYRRANEHDFAIKP; encoded by the exons ATGGGAAAAGATGAAATCAAATTGGAGGATGTTGAAGAAGGTGAAATTTCGGATTCGGCTTCGATAGAGGAGATCAGTGAGGAAGATTTTAACAAGCAAGAGGTTAAGATTTTGAAGGAATCGAAATCGTCGAAAGGAGGGGAAGCGAATTCGAATTCTAGAGTTTGGACAATGCAGGATCTGTGCAAATACCCTTCGGTTATTCGAGGGTATGCTTCGGGTTTGTATAATTTTGCTTGGGCACAAGCAGTTCAGAACAAACCTctcaatgatatttttgttaaGGAGCTTGAACAACAACCACAACAAGACGAGAACAACAACTCCAAGCGATCGTCACCCTCGTCTTCGGTGGCTTCTGTAAATAGCAAAGAGGAGAAGGGCTATAGCGGAAATTCAGCTGATAGAGTCGTGATTGACGATGATACTGGGGACGAGATGGAGGAAGACAAGATTGTGAATCTTGACAAAGAAGAAGGGGAGTTGGAGGAGGGGGAGATTGATTTGGATTCAGAACCAGTGAAAGAAAGGGTTTTGAGTAGTGAGGATGGTAATGTTGGTATCTCGGATGAGTTGGAAAAGCGAGTTAACCTGATTCGGGGAGTACTGGAAGGGATTACTGTGATTGAAGCAGAGAA atCGTTCGAAGTAGTTTGTTCCAGACTGCAGAATGCTTTGGAGAGCTTGCGAGGATTGGTATTTGAATATGGTGTTCCCACAAAGGACACCCTTATTGAACTGGCATTTGGAGCAGTTAATTCT GCATTCGTTGctctaaaatgtaatttgaaggAGCAGAATGTGTCCATTTTATCAAG GCTACTTTCTGTCGTAAAGGGTTTTGATCCTCCTCTGTTTCCTCTTGACAAGATGAAAGAG ATAGAGGTGATGCTGCTATCGCTAAATTCCCCTGCTAGAGCAATTGACTCAGAGAAAGAGATTAAGATTGTTAATAAGAAGGATCCTGATGCTTTAGCTGAAAATGTTGGTCATGATTTGACCGTCACAAATAAGTTGCCTTTATCTGTTGATTCCGAAATTCATAATATGCCAAATATGTTAACAGAAGCTTTAAAGCCTGGAATACCTAATTTTAGGAACAAAGGTCTTTCACTACCCCTGCTAGACCTTCACAAGGATCATGATGCAGACAGCCTTCCTTCACCTACTCGAGAAACAACACCATGTTTACCTGTACTCAGGCCATTGACTACTGGAGATGGTATGGTTAGATCTGGATTTATGATGGCTAAGGGTTTGCCTGATGAAGAACATAATAAAATGCATCCTTATGAAACGGATGCCCTCAAAGCCTTTTCCAGCTATCAAAGAAAATTTGGTCGAGGTTCTTTCTTTTCAAGTGATAGACTTCCTAGCCCAACCCCTTCTGAAGAATCCGGTGATGAGGGTTGTGATACTGGTGGGGAGGTTTCTAGTTCCTCCAGCATTGGTAATTTTAAACCAAATCTGCCTGTTATGGGGCATCCAATTGTTTCCTCGGCACCTCATATTGACAGTGCCAGTTCGACTTCCAGCATGCAGGGACAGTTTACAACTCAAAATGCCACACCTGTGACTGTGAGTTCTGCATCTAATATACTGTCAAAAGCTTCAGCAAAAAGCAGAGACCCTAGACTTCGGTTTGCCAACTCTAATGTGAGTGCTTTGGATCTAAACCAACGGCCCTTGCATAATGCATCTAAAGTGCCACCTGTTAGTGGAATAATGGAtccaagaaagaaaaagagcACGGAAGAACCTGTTTTAGATGGTCCTGCACCCAAAAGACAGAAGAACGAGTTGGAAAATCTTGGGGTTAGGGATGTTCAAGCTGTGTCTGGAAATGGTGGGTGGTTAGAGGACACTGATAATTGTGAGTCTCAGATAACAAACAGAAACCAAACCATGGAGACTTTGGATTCCAATTCCTGGAAAATGGAACATGGAGTAACTTGTTCAAGTACTCTAAGTGGAAAAGCCAATACGATTGTCAACAAAAATGAGCAGGTGCCACTGACAGGCATGAGTAACCCTTCCTTGCCTGCTTTGTTGAAAGATATTGCAGTAAATCCTACCATGCTGATAAATATACTTAAGATGGGACAACAGCAGAGATTACCATCTGAATCCCAGCAGAAAACTCCTGATCCTCTAAAAAATACATTGTATCAGCCAAGCTCAAATCCAGTTCTGGGAGTCATTCCCCCAGCAAATGTTATTCCCTCACCCTCTGTTAACGTTGTTCCCTCAAGCTCATCTGGTACTTTGTCAAAACCTGCAGGAAATCTTCAGGGTCCTCCTTTG GATGAGTCTTGCAAAATTCGCATGAAACCTCGTGATCCCCGCCGTGTTCTCCATGGCAACGTGCTTCAAAAGAGCGGTAGTGTAGGACCTGATCAATTAAAAACTAATGGGACCTCCCCTGCATCAAGTACCCAGGGAAGCAAGGATAATATGAATGCCCAAAAACAGCTTGAGAATCAGATAGAAGCTAAGCCAATACAATGTCAGTTTGTTCCACCCCCAGATATTGCCCAGCAATTTACCCAAAGTCTAAAAAATATTGCTGGCATGATGTCTGGTCCGCAATCATTTGCCGGTCTGCCAGCAGTGTCCCAGAATTTAGTCTCCCAACCAATACAAGTGAAGTCTGAAACCACGGATAAGAACACAAAAGGTTCTAATTCTGAGGATCAGCAGACTGGGACTGGTACAGCGCCTGAAGCAGGTGTAACATGTCCTCCTCCTTCACAGAATGCATGGGGAGATGTCGAACATCTCTTTGAAAAATATGATGACCGGCAAAAGGCAGCTATCCAGAGAGAAAGGGCAAGGAGGATAGAAGAGCAAAAGAAAATGTTTGCTGCTCGCAAACTCTGTCTTGTCCTGGATCTGGATCATACACTTCTTAATTCAGCCAAA TTTATTGAAGTAGACCCAGTACATGAAGAAATCTTAAGAAAGAAAGAGGAACAGGATCGTGAAAAACCACAGAGACATCTTTTCCGCTTTCACCATATGGGAATGTGGACCAAATTGCGACCTGGAATCTGGAATTTCTTAGAGAAG GCTAGTAAGTTGTATGAGCTGCATCTTTATACGATGGGCAACAAACTTTATGCTACGGAGATGGCAAAAGTGCTTGACCCAAAAGGGGTTTTGTTTGCTGGACGAGTTATTTCTAGGGGTGATGATGGTGATCCCTTTGATGGTGATGAGAGGGTTCCCCGGAGTAAGGATCTTGAAGGGGTTCTGGGTATGGAATCATCTGTGGTTATCATTGATGACTCTGTGAGAGTCTGGCCTCATAATAAACTTAACTTGATTGTTGTAGAGAG GTATACTTATTTTCCTTGTAGTAGGCGCCAATTTGGTCTTTTAGGTCCATCTCTTCTTGAGATAGACCATGATGAGCGACCTGAAGATGGGACTTTGGCTTCTTCTTTGGCG GTTATTGAGAGAATACACCAGAATTTCTTTTCACATCAGAATTTAGATGATCTGGATGTTAGAAATATCCTAGCAACAGAACAAAGGAAGATTTTGTCTGGTTGTCGTATAGTATTTAGCAGGGTGTTTCCTGTAGGTGAAGCCAATCCTCACCTACATCCACTGTGGCAGACAGCGGAGCAATTTGGGGCTGTGTGCACAAATCAGATAGATGAGCATGTTACACATGTGGTGGCTAACTCTCTCGGAACAGACAAG GTGAATTGGGCTCAATCTACTGGAAAATTTGTTGTTCACCCGGGCTG ggTGGAAGCATCAGCACTGCTCTATAGGAGGGCAAATGAGCATGACTTTGCCATTAAACCATAA
- the LOC107898991 gene encoding light-regulated protein, chloroplastic, translated as MFTLSTPFLKYLPITLIYYSYVINKFSWFLHFIFVLAASHTIPYQKMQAALSLAPSPLSIVTTTKPLFPPCKSMLKLQTPRGFKASPVGQDNSTVDYSSTASVFPAEACDTLGGEACDVEMFPEVKLKPDQTQSNKGKTGSEQVDREYLEYNSPKTVFIGEACDDLGGEFCEPEYQKGVQ; from the exons ATGTTCACCTTATCCACTCCATTTTTAAAATATCTTCCCATCACCCTTATCTACTATTCATATGTCATTAATAAATTCAGCTGGTTTTTACACTTCATTTTCGTACTTGCAGCGTCACACACGATCCCGTACCAAAAAATGCAGGCAGCCTTGAGCTTGGCACCTTCACCTCTCTCCATAGTTACAACTACAAAACCCTTGTTTCCGCCATGTAAATCCATGCTAAAATTGCAGACTCCAAGAGGTTTCAAAGCATCACCTGTTGGACAGGATAACTCAACAGTTGATTACAGCTCCACGGCATC aGTATTTCCAGCTGAGGCATGCGATACACTTGGAGGAGAAGCCTGTGATGTTGAGATGTTCCCTGAAGTGAAGCTAAAGCCAGATCAAACACAAAGCAATAAGGGTAAGACAGGTTCAGAGCAGGTTGACAGAGAATACTTGGAGTACAACAGTCCCAAGAC GGTGTTCATAGGAGAGGCTTGTGATGATCTTGGAGGAGAATTCTGTGAGCCCGAGTATCAGAAAGGAGTTCAATGA